A stretch of the Lolium perenne isolate Kyuss_39 chromosome 3, Kyuss_2.0, whole genome shotgun sequence genome encodes the following:
- the LOC139830148 gene encoding AMSH-like ubiquitin thioesterase 1 produces MVVKFYGDLNIIGPKYLTRVSNSSPEKERSSPEKSMGPPQPGKSIISIEACARPIAVDHRISLPYYFRIAGTLLRQAKIYRDEKNILDLYVILLRYTSLLCETIPKHRDYPVFKSREAEFVRNANSSTLIDVVNELESLKPVVKQQIFEHNRRGTPEADGLNGTHSANHRTEKHPPTTYSTQPFVGSNNRSLQKFSPDGRHNMAALPSAQTDRQIQFPNLPLPKEETLARHSIFGPNGLHGQWTGPVAAIKVQYPSNLVCIVVSCVVIYFLFYKHLKT; encoded by the exons ATGGTTGTAAAATTTTATGGAGACCTGAACATCATCGGACCAAAGTACCTAACCCGCGTCTCGAActcctcgccggagaaggagaggaGCTCGCCAGAAAAGTCCATGGGGCCACCGCAGCCAGGCAAGAGCATCATCAGCATAGAGGCCTGCGCTCGGCCGATCGCTGTCGACCACCGCATCAGCCTCCCCTACTACTTCCGCATCGCGGGCACCCTCCTCCGACAG GCCAAGATCTATCGAGATGAGAAGAATATCCTTGACCTGTATGTCATCCTCCTGAGATACACGAG CTTGCTGTGTGAGACAATCCCCAAGCACCGCGATTACCCCGTATTCAAGTCGAGGGAAGCAGAGTTTGTCAGGAATGCTAACTCCTCT ACACTCATCGATGTTGTGAATGAGCTTGAGTCTCTGAAGCCAGTTGTGAAGCAGCAGATCTTTGAGCATAATAGAAGAGGTACACCAGAAGCTGATGGTCTGAATGGAACCCACTCTGCAAATCATAGAACAGAGAAGCATCCACCAACTACATATTCCACACAG CCATTTGTAGGAAGCAATAACAGATCATTACAAAAATTCTCCCCAGATGGGAGACATAATATGGCAGCATTACCGAGTGCACAAACTGATAGGCAGATCCA ATTTCCAAATCTGCCTCTTCCAAAAGAAGAAACACTGGCAAGACACTCGATATTTGGACCTAATGGGCTTCATGGACAATGGACTGGGCCTGTTGCTGCAATCAAG GTCCAGTATCCAAGCAATCTTGTGTGTATAGTGGTCTCGTGTGTAGTAATATATTTTCTTTTCTATAAGCATCTGAAAACTTAG